In Ectothiorhodospira sp. BSL-9, a single window of DNA contains:
- a CDS encoding carbon-nitrogen hydrolase family protein: MASGTNLTANLQETRRLITVAAQSGARLVVLPENFALMGMNELHKVEVREEDGQGPIQDFLAEQARQHGIWLVGGTVPLACPDPGKIYASCLVYDDQGQRVGRYDKIHLFDVRLPDNDEHYEESDTIMSGDQVVVVETPFGVLGLAVCYDLRFPELFRGLLDRGVEIIALPAAFTAVTGRAHWEPLVRARAIENQVYMVAAAQGGYHVNGRETHGDSMVVDPWGNVLDRLPRGSGVVCGEMDPERQKVIRRSFPSIYHRRLSCDLT, translated from the coding sequence ATGGCCTCGGGTACCAACCTGACCGCCAATCTGCAGGAAACGCGACGCCTGATCACCGTGGCTGCCCAGTCGGGGGCCCGTCTGGTGGTGCTGCCGGAAAATTTTGCCCTGATGGGCATGAACGAACTCCACAAGGTGGAGGTCCGCGAGGAGGATGGCCAGGGTCCCATCCAGGACTTCCTGGCCGAACAGGCCCGTCAGCACGGTATCTGGCTGGTGGGCGGGACCGTGCCCCTGGCCTGTCCCGACCCCGGGAAGATCTATGCCAGTTGCCTTGTGTATGACGACCAGGGCCAGCGGGTTGGTCGTTACGACAAGATCCACCTATTCGATGTGCGCCTGCCGGACAACGACGAACACTACGAGGAATCCGACACCATCATGAGCGGTGATCAGGTGGTGGTGGTGGAGACACCCTTTGGCGTGCTCGGGCTGGCGGTGTGCTATGACCTGCGCTTCCCGGAGCTCTTCCGTGGACTGCTGGATCGGGGGGTCGAGATCATCGCCCTGCCGGCGGCCTTCACCGCCGTCACGGGACGTGCCCACTGGGAGCCCCTGGTGCGGGCCAGGGCCATCGAGAACCAGGTATACATGGTGGCTGCTGCCCAGGGGGGATATCACGTGAACGGTCGTGAAACCCACGGTGACAGCATGGTGGTGGATCCCTGGGGCAATGTACTGGACCGTCTGCCCCGGGGCTCCGGCGTGGTGTGTGGCGAAATGGATCCGGAACGCCAGAAGGTCATCCGCCGCAGCTTCCCCTCGATCTATCACCGGCGCCTGTCCTGCGACCTGACCTGA